A window of the Sardina pilchardus chromosome 21, fSarPil1.1, whole genome shotgun sequence genome harbors these coding sequences:
- the LOC134069154 gene encoding RING finger protein 148, whose product MSWSGRRFFAWLCLMACVAECSSFAMLYWSAYVSVSVGNDSKPFKCECGLYGQHSPLLGESGVLVLPNEDPEACNHATFNVTGSPWIALIARGNCTYKEKINAAKKYNASAVVIYNLDGTGNETNTMSHSGTGGVVTVMIGNVLGKYIVGLINAGDEVFMSIEVGSPHGPWANPVWIYCISFAFFAITAVTMAYFTILTVKKIHHHMMLKREQRHLKSVAQKAIEKLKIRTLKKGDEEVGSDNHTCAVCIEGYKHGEHVMILTCSHFFHKPCIEPWLLEHRTCPMCKCNILGLKTVDEEVSSGATPSPLDVRFYPDSRLSGPFYENLDEVALSDPQDETPPALQEPIQAGQKPVQNQATDQSHDNPAFEGDSNKTDLK is encoded by the exons atgagctGGAGTGGGAGACGTTTTTTTGCCTGGCTCTGCCTGATGGCTTGCGTGGCAGAGTGCTCCAGCTTCGCCATGCTGTACTGGTCAGCCTACGTGTCGGTGAGCGTGGGGAACGACTCCAAGCCGTTCAAGTGCGAGTGTGGCCTGTACGGCCAGCACTCGCCGCTGCTCGGGGAGAGCGGCGTGCTGGTGCTCCCTAACGAGGACCCCGAGGCGTGCAACCATGCCACCTTCAACGTCACCGGGTCGCCCTGGATCGCCCTCATCGCGCGGGGGAACTGTACGTACAAGGAGAAGATCAACGCCGCCAAGAAGTACAACGCGTCTGCAGTGGTCATCTATAACCTTGATGGCACCGGCAATGAGACTAACACCATGAGCCACTCAG GAACCGGAGGAGTTGTCACTGTCATGATTGGCAACGTACTCGGCAAGTACATCGTCGGTCTGATCAACGCTGGGGATGAGGTCTTCATGAGCATCGAGGTGGGCAGCCCTCACGGGCCCTGGGCCAACCCAGTCTGGATCTACTGCATCTCCTTCGCATTCTTTGCCATCACTGCCGTGACTATGGCCTACTTCACCATCCTCACGGTGAAGAAGATCCACCACCACATGATGCTGAAGAGAGAACAG AGACATCTGAAATCTGTGGCCCAGAAAGCGATTGAGAAGCTAAAGATTCGAACTCTGAAGAAAGGAGATGAG GAGGTGGGGTCAGACAACCacacctgtgctgtgtgtatagAGGGATACAAACACGGGGAGCACGTGATGATCCTAACCTGCAG tCACTTCTTCCACAAGCCCTGCATTGAGCCCTGGCTGCTGGAGCATCGCACCTGTCCCATGTGTAAATGCAACATCCTGGGACTGAAG ACGGTGGACGAGGAGGTCAGTTCCGGGGCCACCCCTTCACCACTAGATGTCAGGTTTTACCCAGACTCACGGCTGAGCGGCCCTTTTTATGAAAACCTCGACGAGGTGGCATTGTCAGACCCTCAGGATGAGACTCCACCAGCACTGCAGG AACCCATTCAGGCTGGACAGAAGCCAGTGCAGAACCAGGCCACAGATCAGTCTCACGACAACCCTGCTTTTGAAGGGGACTCCAACAAAACGGATTTGAAGTGA
- the LOC134069155 gene encoding gap junction alpha-3 protein-like, with amino-acid sequence MGDWSLLGKLLESAQEHSTVVGKVWLTVLFIFRILVLGTAAEKVWGDEQSGFTCDTKQPGCQNVCYDKTFPISHIRFWVLQIIFVSTPTLIYLGHILHLVRMEEKHKNKELLSHQSLQHHADDKQLLIATGATAVAAGVKAKKAPVRDAQGHIRLQGDILRTYVFNIIFKTLFEVGFIVAQYLLYGFELKPLYTCDRPPCPNRVNCYISRPTEKTIFIVFMLAVACLSLLLNLVEMYHLGFTKCQQGLRYKQMELASEALSKTPSETTAVPFVPNYSYYHPDPSPYPPAPRYSLSPMNGSESSFQQYNSKAAYKQNKDNLAMERNSKPDVPEFRECDPKTKKGSGSVPGSPASARHGRSARPPRLIPHKTRIDDLKI; translated from the coding sequence ATGGGAGACTGGAGCCTACTGGGGAAGCTTCTGGAGAGTGCCCAGGAGCACAGCACCGTGGTGGGCAAGGTCTGGCTGACCGTCCTCTTCATCTTCCGCATCCTGGTGCTGGGCACGGCCGCCGAGAAGGTGTGGGGCGACGAGCAGTCGGGCTTCACCTGCGACACCAAGCAGCCCGGTTGCCAGAACGTCTGCTACGACAAGACCTTCCCCATCTCGCACATCCGCTTCTGGGTGCTGCAGATCATCTTCGTGTCCACGCCCACGCTCATCTACCTGGGCCACATCCTGCACCTGGTGCGTATGGAGGAGAAGCACAAGAACAAGGAGCTGCTGAGCCACCAGTCGCTGCAGCATCACGCCGACGACAAGCAGCTGCTCATCGCCACGGGCGCCACCGCCGTCGCCGCCGGCGTCAAGGCCAAGAAGGCGCCCGTGCGGGACGCCCAGGGCCACATCCGCCTGCAGGGCGACATCCTGCGCACCTACGTCTTCAACATCATCTTCAAGACCCTCTTCGAGGTGGGCTTCATCGTGGCGCAGTACCTGTTGTACGGCTTCGAGCTGAAGCCGCTCTACACGTGCGACCGGCCGCCGTGCCCCAACCGCGTGAACTGCTACATCTCCCGGCCCACGGAGAAGACCATCTTCATCGTCTTCATGCTGGCGGTGGCCTGTCTCTCGCTGCTGCTCAACCTGGTGGAGATGTACCACCTGGGCTTCACCAAGTGCCAGCAGGGACTCCGCTACAAGCAGATGGAGCTGGCGTCGGAGGCGCTCTCCAAGACGCCGAGCGAGACCACGGCGGTACCCTTCGTGCCCAATTACAGTTATTACCACCCGGACCCTAGCCcttacccccccgccccccggtACAGCCTCTCGCCCATGAACGGGTCGGAGTCCTCCTTCCAGCAGTACAACAGCAAGGCGGCGTACAAGCAAAACAAGGACAACCTCGCCATGGAGAGAAATAGCAAACCCGACGTTCCCGAATTTCGGGAATGTGACCCGAAAACGAAAAAGGGTTCAGGGTCCGTCCCGGGGTCACCCGCCTCCGCCCGGCACGGCAGGTCCGCTCGACCACCCCGGCTCATACCCCACAAGACCAGAATAGATGACCTCAAGATCTGA
- the LOC134068532 gene encoding uncharacterized protein LOC134068532, with product MMSPSARKEVMSETVKIIERKIQPVLLTQMVTSKYVRVKPTTKERHPNLIQNFPTHLIDVGLDIHFEVQYQKQTSSQLMAFLKTNSKAQFITLLTFIRRELGISERAETQTYLMKVTSGQMNMGSAADTKAAVVVPPPPPPPSPPKAQQGADLPDIKGPVFKVKCASNGTLIYSCIIATRTELWDLSDICTGVSHALSEAQSIMESGPFFPQQVTDVGRSIVPEMTPASHHGEGEESAGGGADTEGALGSAAISSAEIPPFQIRKFEEMAVVVTRVVDPGHFYIQHQDSKLTDLSSHLDFNKCNTCFAQMDRVPDIGSYAVGWFPQQQQWCRVQVAKICGVNRDAFHCSTGYGSIKNIEVEVQRVDFGDAACLSLKDLRELSEEVAAYPAQALQVALANVRPLDGEGWTDQAVSWFQDKVCNRTLYARLFPQDPRVTVELFMERGKIGAMRRGASLSLRLAQNGHANHSQLKNTGLKRSLAQERSRKEAVAWEKYLMTCYAHNKKTTNLESKMNWGTFYAVISGVNRHSTGIGRVWLSVIFIFRILVLVVAAESVWGDEKAMFVCNTQQPGCNSVCYDHFFPISHIRLWCLQVILVSTPALLVAMHVAHRRHVEKRILRLAGRGSNAKELEQIKNQKFKIVGALWWTYTVSIVFRIVFEVAFLYIFYVIYPGFTMVRLVKCDSYPCPNTVDCFVSRPTEKTIFTVFMLAVSGVCLLLNIFELVYLVCKACGRFCQGSDKEARGPWITQKLSSYRQNEINQLISEHSFKGKFTVGKKNPEKEERCSAC from the exons ATGATGTCTCCTAGCGCAAGAAAAGAGGTCATGTCCGAAACTGTCAAAATAATTGAACGTAAGATTCAGCCTGTCCTTTTAACCCAAATGGTGACTTCAAAGTATGTGCGTGTGAAGCCGACAACCAAGGAGAGACACCCCAACCTTATCCAGAACTTTCCCACACACCTCATCGATGTGGGACTAGACATCCACTTTGAGGTTCAGTACCAAAAGCAAACCTCCTCACAGCTCATGGCCTTCCTGAAGACCAACTCTAAAGCTCAGTTCATCACGCTGTTGACCTTCATCAGACGTGAACTGGGCATCAGTGAAAGAGCCGAAACACAGACTTACCTGATGAAAGTGACCTCTGGCCAGATGAACATGGGCTCAGCAGCAGATACAAAGGCCGCAGTGGtggtgccgccgccgccgccgccgccgagccCTCCGAAGGCACAACAAGGTGCTGACCTGCCAGACATTAAGGGGCCCGTCTTTAAAGTGAAATGCGCAAGCAACGGCACATTGATCTACAGTTGCATCATAGCTACCCGCACTGAGCTGTGGGACCTCAGCGACATATGCACAGGGGTGAGTCACGCCCTGTCTGAGGCTCAGAGCATCATGGAAAGTGGACCTTTTTTCCCCCAGCAGGTCACGGATGTGGGGCGCAGCATTGTCCCGGAGATGACCCCAGCATCGCATCacggtgaaggagaggagagcgctgGAGGTGGTGCTGACACAGAAGGGGCTTTGGGGAGCGCCGCAATATCTTCTGCGGAAATACCTCCATTTCAGATTCGCAAGTTCGAGGAGATGGCCGTGGTGGTGACTCGTGTAGTGGACCCGGGCCACTTCTACATCCAGCACCAGGACTCCAAGCTAACGGACCTCTCCTCCCACTTGGA CTTCAACAAGTGCAACACATGCTTTGCTCAGATGGACAGGGTTCCTGACATCGGAAGTTACGCCGTGGGTTGGTTTCCCCAGCAACAGCAGTGGTGCCGAGTCCAGGTGGCCAAGATATGTGGGGTGAATAGAG ATGCCTTTCATTGTTCGACTGGTTATGGTAGCATCAAGAATATTGAAGTAGAGGTGCAGAGAGTCGATTTCGGAGATGCAGCTTGCCTCTCTCTGAAGGACCTCAGGGAATTGAGTGAAGAGGTTGCAGCCTACCCTGCACAGGCGTTACAGGTGGCTCTGGCAAAT GTGAGGCCATTAGATGGGGAAGGGTGGACTGATCAGGCGGTGAGCTGGTTCCAGGACAAAGTGTGCAACAGGACCCTGTATGCCAGGCTCTTCCCCCAGGACCCCAGGGTCACCGTGGAGCTGTTcatggagagggggaagatCGGAGCCATGAG AAGAGGAGCGTCGCTGTCTTTGAGACTGGCTCAGAATGGACACGCCAATCACAGTCAGTTAAAGAACACTGGCCTGAAGAGGA GTCTCGCTCAGGAGCGGTCAAGGAAAGAGGCAGTGGCGTGGGAGAAGTACCTCATGACCTGCTATGCCCACAACAAGAA GACCACCA ACCTGGAATCGAAAATGAACTGGGGGACCTTTTACGCCGTGATCAGCGGCGTAAACAGGCACTCCACGGGCATCGGTCGCGTCTGGCTCTCCGTCATCTTCATCTTCCGCatcctggtgctggtggtggccgCCGAGAGCGTGTGGGGCGACGAGAAAGCCATGTTCGTCTGCAACACGCAGCAGCCCGGCTGCAACAGCGTCTGCTACGACCACTTCTTCCCCATCTCCCACATCCGCCTCTGGTGCCTGCAGGTCATCCTGGTGTCCACGCCGGCGCTGCTGGTGGCCATGCACGTGGCGCACCGTCGCCACGTCGAGAAGAGGATCCTGAGGCTGGCGGGCCGCGGCAGCAACGCCAAGGAGCTGGAGCAGATCAAGAACCAGAAGTTCAAGATCGTCGGCGCCCTGTGGTGGACCTACACCGTCAGCATCGTCTTCCGTATCGTCTTCGAGGTGGCGTTCCTCTACATCTTCTACGTGATCTACCCGGGCTTCACCATGGTGCGTCTGGTCAAGTGTGACTCCTACCCGTGCCCCAACACCGTGGACTGCTTCGTCTCCCGGCCCACGGAGAAGACCATCTTCACCGTCTTCATGCTGGCCGTGTCTGGAGTGTGCCTCCTGCTCAACATCTTCGAGCTGGTGTATCTGGTGTGCAAGGCATGCGGGAGGTTCTGCCAAGGATCTGACAAGGAGGCCCGAGGGCCCTGGATAACTCAGAAGCTCTCCTCCTACAGACAGAACGAGATCAATCAGCTGATATCCGAGCACTCGTTCAAGGGCAAGTTCACCGTGGGTAAGAAAAACCCAGAGAAGGAGGAACGGTGTTCGGCCTGCTAG